GAGACAAGGGTTGTTTCTATGGTATTTTCTTCAGGATAGGATTTTACATTAAAAACTGTCCCTAAAACACGAATAGTTAATTTTGATGTCTGAACAGAAAAAGGATGCTTGGCGTCTTTCTTAACCTTAAAAAAAGCTTCTCCTTCCAAGTAAACATTACGATTAGTCTCAAAATTGGAGGCATACTTAATTTTACTGCCTGAGTTCAGATTAACGATGGTCCCGTCTGGCAAAACCGCCCTAGATTTTGAACCATAGGGAACAGTAATCTCATTACTAGCTTCAGCTTGGGGCACAACTTTTTCACTATAAAACAATCGGTTGCCAATCCATGTGATTCCTAAGGCAAAAATAAAAATTGCGGCATATCGCATGAAGGCCAGTAATCTGTTCGAAATGCTGCGGGGTTGGATCTCAGAAGCAGCCGGTTTCAATTCACCTTTCATTCTCGAATGCAACTGGGCTAAGAGTTCTTCGGAAGACTTTGTACCTTGGTATTCTGCCGGTTTCCCCCAGTCTTCCGACATAAGCTCTTCTACTTTCCTTTGAGATTCAGCATCTTTTAAAAGACTAAACAACTCTTCCAACTCCTTGGGAGTAATATATCCCAGCTTGAGCTTGTTTAAAAATTCCTTGATTTTTAATTTATCGTCCATATAACATTTCTTAATTGTGTATTAAAATAAAAGGAGAAGTTCCGTGAAGAAGGGAACAAAATTTTTATAGAAATTTTTCCAGAATGGGGCGAATATAGTTCAGGACGTTCCTGATTTGAGTATCCACCGTGTTTTCAGAAATCTGTAAGGTCTCAGCAATTTGTTTATAGGAAAGCCCTTCTTTTCGGCTTAGCAGAAATATCTCTCGCCGTTTGGGAGGAATTAGGGTAAGTAATTTCTCTAAAAGATCTTCTAAATCATGAAAAAAAATCTGGTTTCCCGTATCAAAGTCATATTCCAATGTAAGATCTTTCGTTTTTTCAAGGAAAGCTTTACGGTACATTTTCTTCTTTATAGCATTATAAACATGATGCCTTGCTATCGAAAACAGGTAAGTTGCAAATGACCTTTCTTCATCGATGGTAAAACGGTTTTCCCAGATGGCAAGAAAAACGGTTTGCCCGATCTCTTCAGCCTCTTCTTTTGAGC
Above is a genomic segment from Bacteroidota bacterium containing:
- a CDS encoding RNA polymerase sigma-70 factor, which produces MSFIDEKEALKSLQQSDVKAFDWIFARYQKQVLSFCYHYTGSKEEAEEIGQTVFLAIWENRFTIDEERSFATYLFSIARHHVYNAIKKKMYRKAFLEKTKDLTLEYDFDTGNQIFFHDLEDLLEKLLTLIPPKRREIFLLSRKEGLSYKQIAETLQISENTVDTQIRNVLNYIRPILEKFL
- a CDS encoding FecR family protein; amino-acid sequence: MDDKLKIKEFLNKLKLGYITPKELEELFSLLKDAESQRKVEELMSEDWGKPAEYQGTKSSEELLAQLHSRMKGELKPAASEIQPRSISNRLLAFMRYAAIFIFALGITWIGNRLFYSEKVVPQAEASNEITVPYGSKSRAVLPDGTIVNLNSGSKIKYASNFETNRNVYLEGEAFFKVKKDAKHPFSVQTSKLTIRVLGTVFNVKSYPEENTIETTLVSGSVQILEKDNLTKGNLKEIALLKPNQKAVFYKNAKENKEEDQFSENSGKDIQPNSLLTIEEGIKTNLYTAWKDNQLVFNNEKFEDIIPKLERWYNVVIDNQYRELNDSRLTGKFDEEPIDQAIKALQIIAQFHYTINKNKIIIYR